The following proteins are co-located in the Apium graveolens cultivar Ventura chromosome 5, ASM990537v1, whole genome shotgun sequence genome:
- the LOC141724936 gene encoding uncharacterized protein LOC141724936: MTSPAPQKSKPPLHNFNMPWLQWGNRKLMRCMKVNESSPTSFNHRRSGEIPIGRSEFERRGSSKKAKRDDDGIEAVREKLMVDLKTAAFKMKNALIRDGLETQAKDTPWNLRTRRAACKEPPLGDNAGERKPNSSPLRTEANKSARFLRGSVVGGVVGESSSGEKRERVKFSVSLSRREIADDFMVMTGHRLPRRPKKRPKYIQKDLDTLFPGLWMTEINADLYKVPDAI; this comes from the exons ATGACGTCACCGGCGCCGCAGAAATCGAAGCCGCCGCTACACAATTTCAATATGCCGTGGTTACAGTGGGGGAATAGGAAGCTAATGAGGTGTATGAAGGTCAATGAGTCGTCTCCGACGAGTTTTAATCATCGGAGAAGTGGTGAAATTCCGATCGGACGGTCGGAGTTTGAAAGGCGAGGATCGAGTAAGAAAGCGAAGAGAGATGATGATGGAATTGAGGCGGTGAGGGAGAAGCTGATGGTTGATCTCAAAACGGCGGCGTTTAAGATGAAAAATGCTTTGATTAGAGACGGATTGGAGACGCAGGCCAAGGATACGCCGTGGAATTTGAGGACTCGGAGAGCTGCGTGTAAAGAGCCGCCGCTTGGAGATAACGCCGGCGAACGGAAACCTAATTCGTCCCCGTTGAGAACGGAGGCGAATAAATCGGCGAGGTTTTTGCGAGGTAGTGTAGTTGGAGGTGTCGTTGGAGAGTCATCGAGCGGTGAGAAGAGAGAACGGGTGAAGTTTTCTGTGTCGCTTTCGCGTCGAGAAATTGCTGATGATTTTATGGTGATGACTGGACATCGATTGCCTCGCAGGCCTAAGAAACGCCCTAAATATATTCAAAAGGATTTGGAT ACACTCTTTCCAGGATTGTGGATGACTGAGATTAATGCCGATTTATACAAAGTTCCCGATGCTATATAG